In Denticeps clupeoides chromosome 1, fDenClu1.1, whole genome shotgun sequence, a single window of DNA contains:
- the ap4s1 gene encoding AP-4 complex subunit sigma-1 isoform X2, with protein sequence MIKFFLMVNKQGQTRLSRYYEQVDLGKRPALEADVVRSCLSRHKDECSFVEHKDYKLVFRQYAGLFIVVGITDTENELSIYELVHNFVEILDKYFSRVSELDIMFNLDRVHLILDEMILNGHVAETNKTRILAPLMVLDKLAEG encoded by the exons ATGATCAAGTTCTTCCTGATGGTCAACAAGCAGGGCCAGACGCGCCTGTCCAGGTACTACGAGCAGGTGGACCTCGGGAAGAGGCCTGCGCTGGAGGCGGACGTGGTGAGGAGCTGCCTGTCACGCCACAAAGATGAG TGCTCCTTCGTGGAACATAAAGACTACAAGCTGGTGTTCCGGCAGTACGCCGGCCTCTTCATCGTGGTGGGCATCACGGACACGGAG AACGAGCTCTCCATCTACGAATTGGTGCACAACTTTGTGGAAATTCTGGACAAGTACTTCAGCCGCGTG AGTGAACTCGAC ATCATGTTTAACCTGGACAGAGTGCACCTGATCCTGGACGAGATGATCTTGAACGGCCACGTGGCCGAGACCAACAAGACCCGAATCTTGGCTCCTCTGATGGTCCTGGACAAGCTGGCCGAGGGCTGA
- the ap4s1 gene encoding AP-4 complex subunit sigma-1 isoform X1, producing the protein MVESGPSTRRPRIVALRSSSSMIKFFLMVNKQGQTRLSRYYEQVDLGKRPALEADVVRSCLSRHKDECSFVEHKDYKLVFRQYAGLFIVVGITDTENELSIYELVHNFVEILDKYFSRVSELDIMFNLDRVHLILDEMILNGHVAETNKTRILAPLMVLDKLAEG; encoded by the exons ATGGTGGAGTCAGGACCCTCTACACGGAGACCTCGGATTG TGGCATTACGCTCGTCCTCCAGCATGATCAAGTTCTTCCTGATGGTCAACAAGCAGGGCCAGACGCGCCTGTCCAGGTACTACGAGCAGGTGGACCTCGGGAAGAGGCCTGCGCTGGAGGCGGACGTGGTGAGGAGCTGCCTGTCACGCCACAAAGATGAG TGCTCCTTCGTGGAACATAAAGACTACAAGCTGGTGTTCCGGCAGTACGCCGGCCTCTTCATCGTGGTGGGCATCACGGACACGGAG AACGAGCTCTCCATCTACGAATTGGTGCACAACTTTGTGGAAATTCTGGACAAGTACTTCAGCCGCGTG AGTGAACTCGAC ATCATGTTTAACCTGGACAGAGTGCACCTGATCCTGGACGAGATGATCTTGAACGGCCACGTGGCCGAGACCAACAAGACCCGAATCTTGGCTCCTCTGATGGTCCTGGACAAGCTGGCCGAGGGCTGA